GGTCGGTCGGCTGGGCGCCTTTCGACAGCCAGTGCTGGATGCGCTCGGTCACGAACTGGGCGCGCTGGTCGCTGTCTTTCGGGAGCATCGGGTTGTAGGTGCCGACTTTCTCGATGAACTTGCCATCGCGCGAGGCACGGCTGTCAGCCACAACAACGCGGTAGTAAGGACGCTTCTTCGCGCCACCACGGGCGAGACGGATTGCAATTGCCATTTTGGTCTTCCTTTCAAAGTGCCGTCCTTTTTCCTGATAATTATGGACGGCGGGTCGTTAGGTTACTGGTCTCTCCTGACCTCGTGGCGCGAGATCAGGGGAGAAACTTGTCAAAACCCGGCGGCATCGCCCCCGGCATCATCGGCATCCGTCCGGATTTACCCATCTTGGACATCTGCTTCATCATCTTGGCCATCTGCATATGTGCCTTGAGGAGCTTGTTCACCTCGGACACTTCAACACCGGCCCCCGCAGCGATCCGCTTCTTCCTCGAAGCATTCAGCACCTGCGGTTTCTTGCGTTCGGTCGGCGTCATCGAATTGATGATCGCCTCCTGGCGCCGGAATACCTTGTCGTCGATACTCGCGCCGGCCATCGCCTGCTTGATCTTGCCCATGCCGGGCAGCATCCCGAGGATCGACTGCACGCCGCCAAGCTTCGACATCTGGCGAAGCTGGGTGCGCATGTCATCCAGATCGAATTCGCCCTTGGCCATTTTTTTGGCCATCTTCTCGGCGTCTTCTTTCTCGATCGTCGCGGCCGCTTTCTCGACAAGGCTGACCACGTCGCCCATGCCAAGGATACGGCTTGCCACGCGCTCGGGATGGAAATCCTCAAGCGCGTCCATCTTCTCGCCGAAGCCCGCAAGCTTGATCGGCTTGCCGGTCACGGCGCGCATCGAAAGCGCAGCACCACCACGGCCGTCGCCGTCCATACGGGTCAGCGCCACGCCGGTGATGCCGACCTCGCCGTCGAACGCCTTGGCCACATTCACCGCGTCCTGACCGGTCAGGCTGTCGGCGACGAGCAGCGTTTCAAGCGGCTGGCTCGCATCACGCACGGCCTTCACTTCGGCCATCAGCTCGGCGTCTACATGCAGGCGGCCGGCGGTATCCAGCATCAGCACGTCGAAGCCCTGCAGGCGCGCGGCATCCATCGCGCGGCGGGTGATATCGACCGGCATCTGGCCCGCAACGATCGGCAGCGTCTTCACGCCGATCTGCTCACCAAGCACCTTCAGCTGCTCCTGGGCTGCCGGGCGGCGGACGTCCAGCGACGCCATCATCACCTTCTTGCCTTCCTTTTCGGTCAGGCGTTTGGCGAGCTTGGCGGTGGTCGTCGTTTTACCCGAGCCCTGCAGACCAACCATCAGGATCACGACCGGCGGCACACCGAGAAGGTTGATGCCGCTGGCTTCCGCACCGAGCATGGCGACAAGCTCGTCATGGACGATCTTGATGACCTGCTGGCCGGGCGTCACCGACTTCAGGACCGACTGGCCAATGGCCTTGTCCTTCACCCGGTTGACGAAATCCTTGACGACGGGCAGCGCCACATCGGCTTCAAGGAGGGCGATCCGGACTTCCCGAAGCGCGTCGGAAACATCCGATTCCTTCAGCGCGCCACGGCGCTTCAGGCCATCGAAAATTCCGCTCAAACGTTCGGAAAGACTATCGAACATAGGGTCGCGTATCCTTGACTAAACTCTTGTTTCAACACCTGAAAAACCAGTTCAGACCAAACCAAGCAGTAATGGCACCAGTGTGCGAAACTCGCTGACTGGTGGGCACCCTCGGGCGCGCGATGGTCTATAGGCTTCTCAGGAAGCGGAGCCGGAAGTAAGCCAGAACGGCGGCAGAGTCAAGTCAGGCCTTGCTTTCCATCGCTTTTTCGATCGCCAAAAAAAGCGCGTCGCGGCTGATCGGCTTGCCGACCACGCCATCGATCCCGACATTCAGGTAAAGCTCCATATCCTCGTCGGATACATTCGCGGTGAAGGCAAGGATACAGATGTTGCCCCGCGTGCCCTCGATCGAGCGGATGCCTTCGGCGGCCTCGATGCCGCTCATGCCGGGCATCTTGATATCCATGAGGACAAGATCGAACGGCTGCTTGCTGTAGCGCACGGCATCAATGGCATCGAATCCGTTCGACACCAGCTTGACCTCATAATTCCCAAGTTCTAGGAAACGGCTGATGAGGGCCTGATTGATCTTGTTGTCTTCGGCAACCAGCACCCTGCAGGAGCGTTTTGCAACTTCCGGGTAGCGTGGCACCTCGATCGGCTCGAGATAATCCATATGTCCTGGCCTTAAAACTCTGTACTCGGCCCCCGTCCGGCACTTTACCGTAAGCTGTGGCCCCCGCCAACAGTCTTCTGCATACAATACTCCGCCGCAGACTTGATCGGCGCGACCCTTGCCCCTAGTCTCGGGCCCTTGAGGGGAGATTTGCATCGATGACAAGCCAACAGGCGCCGGCAGCCGCAGCCGACCGTCCACTTTACCAGCGTATCGGCCTTGTGGCCGGGCCGCTTCTCTTTGCGCTGATCCTCCTGATGGATGCGCCCGAGGGAATGAGCGACACGGCATGGAAGACCGTTGCTGTCGCCGCGCTGATGGCGGCATGGTGGGCGACCGAAGCCATCCCCCTGCCGGTGACGAGCCTTCTGCCCATCGTGATGTTGCCGATGCTCGATGTCGTGCCCATGAAGGCGGCGACCGGGCCTTATGCGGCCCCGGTGATCTTCCTCCTGATGGGCGGTTTCATCGCGGCAATGGCGATGCAGCGCTGGCACCTGCACCGGCGGATCGCGCTTACCATCCTGTCGCTCGCCGGCGACAAGCCGGGTGCGCTGATCGGCGGCTTCATGGCCACGTCCGCCATCCTTTCGATGTGGATTTCAAACACGGCGACCGCGCTTCTCGTGGTCCCCATCGCCATTTCAGTGGCGGAAACCATCCTCGGGCCGCGCGTTGAAGGCCACCGTTTCCTGATCGCGCTGCTGATCGGCTGCGCCTGGTCGGCCTCCATCGGCGGCCTTGGCACCTATATCGGCACCCCGCCCAACCTGTTTGTAAAAGGCTTCATCCTTGATGCCACCGGCCGCGACATCCAGTTCCTTGAATGGATGGCCTTCGCCGTCCCCGTTGTTGCCGTCATGGTGCCGCTGGCCTGGTTCGTGCTGACCCGCATCTGTTTTCGTTTCGATGCCGAAACGGCAACAGGTGGTGCCGCCGTCATTGCCGAAGAACGCGCCGCTATCGGCGGCTGGACCAAACCGGAGCGCCGTGTAGCAATGGTGATGGGCGCCATGGCCTTCGCCTGGAGCTTCCTGCCCTTCTTCAAGGATGCCCTGCCCTTCCTTTCCGGCGTTGACGATACCCATGTGGCAGTCGCCGGAGCCATTGCCATGTTCCTGGTGCCGTCGGGCAACCGGGACGGCAACATGCTACTCGACTGGCCGACCGCCGTGCGCCTGCCGTGGGGTGTGATCCTGCTGTTCGGTGGCGGGCTCAGCCTTGCCGCAGCCGTGCAGGCGACCGGCCTTGCTGAATGGCTCGGCACGAGCATGAGCGGTATCACCGCCGCGCCCCTTATCCTCATCATGTTCTCGGTGACGCTGCTTGTGATCTTCCTGACGGAGCTGACAAGCAACACGGCAACCGTCGCCGCCCTTGTGCCGATCATGGCGGCGCTGGCCGCAAGCGCGCATATCGACCCCCTCTATCTCGCCGCCCCCGTGGCGCTCGCCGGGTCATCCGCCTTCATGCTGCCGGTGGCGACAGGGCCAAACGCGGTGGTCTTCACCACGGGATACCTGCATGTGCCGGATATGGTGAAGGCGGGGCTGATCCTGAACATCCTTGGCAGCTTCGTGATCACCGGGCTTTGCTTCTGGCTGTTGCCCATCATCTTCCCCTGAAGATTCTGTCAATAGACTCTTCACCCCTGCGGCCTTATAAGCACGCGCATGAGTGAACGCGCGCCACATACGCCTTTTCTGAAGATGCATGGCCTCGGCAATGACTTTGTCATTTTCGATGCGCGCCGGCGCACGCTCGATTTTGACGCCGGCCTCGTGCGCCGGCTGGCCAGCCGCCGCCGTGGTATCGGGTTCGACCAGATGGTCGTGCTGCGCCCGTCTGCCAATGCCGATGCCTTCATGGAAATCTGGAATGCCGACGGCAGCGAGGTCGCGGCCTGCGGCAATGCCACGCGCTGTGTGGGCAAACTCCTCATCGCTGAACATGGCGGTGACAAGGCCTCGATTGAAACGAAAGCGGGGCTTCTGTCCGCGGTGCGCGCTGACGAGCGGATCAGTGTCAACATGGGCCCCGCGCGGCTCGACTGGCAGGAAATCCCCCTCGCCCATGCCGCCGATACGCTGCATATCCCCTATGCCATGGGCATGCTGGATGATCCGGTTGCCGTCAACATGGGCAACCCGCACGCCGTCTTCTTCGTGGAAGATGCCGATGCCGTGCCGCTCCAAGACCTCGGCCCCCAGATCGAAACCGATCCGCTGTTCCCCGA
The Gimibacter soli DNA segment above includes these coding regions:
- the ffh gene encoding signal recognition particle protein produces the protein MFDSLSERLSGIFDGLKRRGALKESDVSDALREVRIALLEADVALPVVKDFVNRVKDKAIGQSVLKSVTPGQQVIKIVHDELVAMLGAEASGINLLGVPPVVILMVGLQGSGKTTTTAKLAKRLTEKEGKKVMMASLDVRRPAAQEQLKVLGEQIGVKTLPIVAGQMPVDITRRAMDAARLQGFDVLMLDTAGRLHVDAELMAEVKAVRDASQPLETLLVADSLTGQDAVNVAKAFDGEVGITGVALTRMDGDGRGGAALSMRAVTGKPIKLAGFGEKMDALEDFHPERVASRILGMGDVVSLVEKAAATIEKEDAEKMAKKMAKGEFDLDDMRTQLRQMSKLGGVQSILGMLPGMGKIKQAMAGASIDDKVFRRQEAIINSMTPTERKKPQVLNASRKKRIAAGAGVEVSEVNKLLKAHMQMAKMMKQMSKMGKSGRMPMMPGAMPPGFDKFLP
- a CDS encoding response regulator; this encodes MDYLEPIEVPRYPEVAKRSCRVLVAEDNKINQALISRFLELGNYEVKLVSNGFDAIDAVRYSKQPFDLVLMDIKMPGMSGIEAAEGIRSIEGTRGNICILAFTANVSDEDMELYLNVGIDGVVGKPISRDALFLAIEKAMESKA
- a CDS encoding SLC13 family permease, giving the protein MTSQQAPAAAADRPLYQRIGLVAGPLLFALILLMDAPEGMSDTAWKTVAVAALMAAWWATEAIPLPVTSLLPIVMLPMLDVVPMKAATGPYAAPVIFLLMGGFIAAMAMQRWHLHRRIALTILSLAGDKPGALIGGFMATSAILSMWISNTATALLVVPIAISVAETILGPRVEGHRFLIALLIGCAWSASIGGLGTYIGTPPNLFVKGFILDATGRDIQFLEWMAFAVPVVAVMVPLAWFVLTRICFRFDAETATGGAAVIAEERAAIGGWTKPERRVAMVMGAMAFAWSFLPFFKDALPFLSGVDDTHVAVAGAIAMFLVPSGNRDGNMLLDWPTAVRLPWGVILLFGGGLSLAAAVQATGLAEWLGTSMSGITAAPLILIMFSVTLLVIFLTELTSNTATVAALVPIMAALAASAHIDPLYLAAPVALAGSSAFMLPVATGPNAVVFTTGYLHVPDMVKAGLILNILGSFVITGLCFWLLPIIFP
- the dapF gene encoding diaminopimelate epimerase, whose translation is MSERAPHTPFLKMHGLGNDFVIFDARRRTLDFDAGLVRRLASRRRGIGFDQMVVLRPSANADAFMEIWNADGSEVAACGNATRCVGKLLIAEHGGDKASIETKAGLLSAVRADERISVNMGPARLDWQEIPLAHAADTLHIPYAMGMLDDPVAVNMGNPHAVFFVEDADAVPLQDLGPQIETDPLFPERVNVSVATVKDGHIRLRVWERGAGITEACGTAACAATVAAFRRGLTDRHATVELDGGTLEIVWLPDGSVQMTGDAVLSYAGEVAL